A window of Helicobacter anatolicus contains these coding sequences:
- a CDS encoding glycosyl transferase family 90: MNNTFCYNIQGIYFTLFSKNPKKILAKLREIPDSKLTEISQRVSYYCGAKISPSNILQNITPSKKEMLTHSRYCYDFWEFMRFFPKNLSFSFCAGDVNTPLMHPTFCKSRPIPYGTMQDSKNNILLKLDKKRHFGSMHLLSQKTHPIASFYEKKDLVFFRGGCYQKHRKDFMRLFFHHPLLDAGHVGSLEDEELKKWFKGKSNLSTHLKHKFILSLEGNDVATNLKWIMASNSLAIMPKPKFETWFMEGTLLPDIHYVLLDDDFKNLEEKVDWILKNPKIAETIIHNANIYVKKFLDKSQEDLLNFLVLRKYFYQTGQIEVTKIEEEIFKIHCY, translated from the coding sequence ATGAATAACACATTTTGCTACAATATTCAAGGGATCTATTTTACATTGTTTTCAAAAAATCCAAAAAAAATTCTTGCAAAACTTCGTGAAATTCCTGATTCTAAGCTTACAGAAATCTCACAAAGAGTCTCTTATTATTGTGGTGCTAAAATTTCTCCTTCAAATATATTGCAAAATATCACTCCTAGCAAAAAAGAAATGCTGACACACTCGCGATACTGCTATGACTTTTGGGAATTTATGCGATTTTTTCCTAAAAACCTCTCTTTTTCTTTTTGTGCTGGTGATGTCAATACTCCTCTTATGCATCCTACTTTTTGTAAATCTCGTCCAATCCCATATGGCACAATGCAAGATTCTAAAAACAATATTTTACTCAAACTGGACAAAAAACGACATTTTGGCTCTATGCATTTACTTAGCCAAAAAACACACCCCATCGCCTCTTTTTACGAAAAAAAAGATTTAGTATTTTTTCGTGGAGGTTGTTATCAAAAACATCGCAAAGATTTTATGCGATTATTTTTTCATCACCCCTTACTTGATGCAGGGCATGTAGGCAGTCTAGAAGATGAGGAACTAAAAAAATGGTTTAAAGGAAAAAGCAATCTCTCCACACATTTAAAACATAAATTTATCCTTTCTCTTGAAGGTAATGATGTAGCCACAAATCTCAAATGGATTATGGCATCAAACTCTCTAGCAATTATGCCAAAACCAAAATTTGAAACATGGTTTATGGAAGGAACACTACTTCCTGATATACATTATGTTTTACTTGATGATGATTTTAAAAATCTTGAAGAAAAGGTAGATTGGATCTTAAAAAATCCAAAAATTGCTGAAACAATCATCCATAACGCCAATATTTATGTAAAAAAATTTTTAGACAAATCACAAGAAGATTTATTAAACTTTTTAGTGCTTAGAAAATATTTTTATCAAACAGGACAAATAGAGGTAACTAAGATTGAAGAAGAAATTTTTAAAATTCACTGTTATTAA
- a CDS encoding glycosyltransferase family 2 protein: protein MPFFSIIIPIYNVENYLKECLDSAVFQTFRDIEIICINDGSSDKSGEIAKEYAEKDSRILLIHQENQGPSIARNNALKIAQGKYIIFLDSDDYIEKNLCEKLYEILQNHPVDVLLMDFNNLTPPNKIQKNSSNFLHHITQNTTLPIYSFFTQINKTKHIATTIAHFVCKNSILKKMPQPLFPINLFYEDLYFATHLLRTSNQVYCSDLSLYFYRQNPESIMHQKPTQEKFNKMLQSYLTLAKHFNTSLQDIEDQILKSYYQKVSKFCLKKALKTSFIYNHYLNLYLKDFFMLYSLFSIKQKLAFSYYIFWQKIKNLKNKRIS, encoded by the coding sequence ATGCCATTTTTTTCAATCATTATCCCCATTTATAATGTTGAAAACTATCTCAAAGAATGTTTAGATTCTGCAGTTTTTCAAACTTTTAGAGATATTGAAATTATTTGCATAAATGATGGCAGTAGTGATAAAAGTGGAGAGATTGCTAAAGAGTATGCGGAAAAGGATTCTAGAATCTTACTTATTCATCAAGAAAATCAAGGGCCAAGTATTGCAAGAAATAATGCATTAAAAATTGCTCAAGGAAAGTATATAATCTTCTTAGATTCTGATGATTATATAGAAAAAAATCTTTGTGAAAAACTCTATGAAATCTTACAAAATCATCCTGTAGATGTTTTATTGATGGATTTTAATAATCTTACCCCTCCCAATAAAATCCAAAAAAATTCTAGCAATTTTCTCCATCATATTACACAAAATACAACTCTTCCTATTTATAGCTTTTTTACACAAATCAATAAAACCAAACACATTGCCACCACAATTGCGCACTTTGTCTGTAAAAATTCCATACTCAAAAAAATGCCTCAACCTCTTTTCCCTATCAATCTTTTTTATGAAGATTTATATTTTGCCACCCACTTGCTACGTACCTCTAATCAAGTTTATTGCAGCGATCTTTCACTTTATTTTTACCGACAAAACCCAGAATCAATTATGCATCAAAAACCCACTCAAGAAAAATTTAATAAAATGTTGCAAAGCTACCTCACACTTGCAAAACACTTTAACACTTCTCTTCAAGACATAGAGGACCAGATTTTAAAAAGCTATTATCAAAAAGTAAGTAAGTTTTGTCTCAAAAAAGCTTTAAAAACAAGTTTTATATACAACCACTACCTTAATTTATATCTTAAAGATTTTTTTATGTTATATTCTCTATTTTCCATAAAACAAAAGCTAGCTTTTAGCTATTATATTTTTTGGCAAAAAATTAAAAATCTTAAAAATAAAAGAATTTCATGA
- a CDS encoding glycosyltransferase family 25 protein, whose product MIKVFIINLENATERRKSMQQEILKFENTIFDFSFFEAIDAKNALQMQNFTKYYQKTLAKITHGRELYRGEIACYASHFSLWEKCIVLDEPIVILEDDVILFEHFQKGVEEIIKSNYSFVRFFALFDSKKNIHPKNNHTLVVKNSKLGGTQGYYLEPSAAKTLVKYSQKWLSPVDDFLDRYFVYGLPAVVCEPYLLKEQVMESMIGYRDKKPRGIFKCTREIMIIYWNVLRFIFNLKNRKIG is encoded by the coding sequence TTGATAAAAGTTTTTATTATAAATTTAGAAAATGCGACCGAGAGAAGAAAAAGCATGCAGCAAGAGATACTAAAGTTTGAAAATACTATTTTTGATTTTAGTTTTTTTGAGGCTATTGATGCAAAAAATGCATTACAGATGCAAAATTTTACAAAATATTACCAAAAAACATTAGCAAAGATTACACATGGTAGGGAGCTTTATAGGGGTGAAATTGCATGTTATGCGAGCCATTTTAGTTTATGGGAAAAATGTATTGTACTTGATGAGCCAATTGTGATTTTAGAAGATGATGTGATTTTATTTGAGCATTTTCAAAAAGGAGTAGAAGAAATTATAAAGAGTAATTATAGTTTTGTACGATTTTTTGCACTTTTTGATTCTAAAAAAAATATTCATCCAAAAAATAATCATACTTTGGTTGTAAAAAATTCAAAATTAGGTGGTACGCAAGGATATTATTTAGAGCCTAGTGCGGCAAAAACTTTGGTGAAGTATTCACAAAAATGGCTAAGTCCAGTAGATGATTTTTTGGATCGTTATTTTGTGTATGGTTTACCTGCGGTGGTGTGTGAGCCATATTTATTAAAAGAACAGGTAATGGAATCTATGATTGGATATAGAGATAAAAAACCCAGGGGGATTTTTAAGTGTACAAGAGAAATTATGATAATTTATTGGAATGTTTTGCGTTTTATTTTTAATTTGAAAAATCGAAAAATAGGATAA
- a CDS encoding glycosyltransferase — translation MPFFSIIIPIYNVENYLKECLDSAVFQTFRDIEIICINDGSSDKSGEIAKEYAEKDSRILLIHQENQGLSMARNNAITRATGKYIVFLDSDDYIEKNLCEKLYEILQNHPVDIIKYKTINHDRQTPYPIPPKNPLSGKEYILFYPNCLGSGCVWLFTVKREFLLTKNITFIPNIIYEDMTFIAHILLESQTFLLTDNPLYFYRVREDSITNTPPSLEKNLLSIKSYFEIAKFFYDIAQNMPEKIQKILLRQIIVYYNLALQKCDNPEIMKQIKKDFKIFAAHIPKKIHLQFFLQPIKIFLKKTPLYPIFRFFKLKIKRKTFQ, via the coding sequence ATGCCATTTTTTTCAATCATTATCCCCATTTATAATGTTGAAAACTATCTCAAAGAATGTTTAGATTCTGCAGTTTTTCAAACTTTTAGAGATATTGAAATTATTTGCATAAATGATGGCAGTAGTGATAAAAGTGGAGAGATTGCTAAAGAGTATGCAGAAAAAGATTCTAGAATCTTACTTATTCATCAAGAAAATCAAGGCTTAAGTATGGCGCGAAACAACGCAATCACAAGAGCTACAGGTAAATATATAGTCTTTTTAGATTCTGATGATTATATAGAAAAAAATCTTTGTGAAAAACTCTATGAAATCTTACAAAATCATCCTGTAGATATAATTAAATACAAAACTATCAATCATGATCGCCAAACCCCCTACCCCATTCCTCCAAAAAATCCTCTATCTGGCAAAGAATATATACTTTTTTACCCTAATTGTCTTGGTAGCGGATGCGTATGGCTTTTTACAGTCAAGAGAGAATTTTTACTCACAAAAAACATTACTTTTATCCCAAATATTATTTATGAAGATATGACCTTTATTGCTCATATTCTTTTAGAATCACAAACTTTTTTACTTACTGACAACCCTTTGTATTTTTATCGCGTTCGAGAAGATTCTATCACGAATACTCCCCCTTCATTAGAAAAAAACCTTCTTTCTATCAAAAGCTATTTTGAAATTGCAAAATTTTTCTACGATATTGCGCAAAATATGCCAGAAAAAATCCAAAAAATCTTATTACGACAAATTATTGTTTACTATAACCTTGCTTTGCAAAAATGTGATAATCCCGAGATCATGAAACAAATCAAAAAAGATTTTAAAATTTTTGCAGCCCATATTCCTAAAAAAATACATTTGCAATTTTTTTTACAACCTATCAAAATTTTTCTTAAAAAAACTCCTCTTTATCCTATTTTTCGATTTTTCAAATTAAAAATAAAACGCAAAACATTCCAATAA
- a CDS encoding glycosyltransferase family 2 protein, which produces MPFFSIIIPIYNVENYLKECLDSAVFQTFRDIEIICINDGSSDKSGEIAKEYAEKDSRILLIHQENQGPSIARNNALKIAQGKYIIFLDSDDYIEKNLCEKLYEILQNHPVDVLLMDFFHHTKNNKIYKLRNTFYILQPNKIFSSNEALEVMMKYYKKHDLFITTIAHFVVKNQFIKDHCISFDPDVFYYEDILFCTNIFLKAQTIYNSDIRAYYYVLTPNSIMRGKYNQQKLIKSANSYYYIAKILKEQSLQEVTILKKNLLEKESKTAVHKLLSPLRKLKYHKDLHFNATDLYKLNHHYSKIKRININHPVFYQYIHPLVVSMKYGIITGKNLARRVYAIFFNHYPHL; this is translated from the coding sequence ATGCCATTTTTTTCAATCATTATCCCCATTTATAATGTTGAAAACTATCTCAAAGAATGTTTAGATTCTGCAGTTTTTCAAACTTTTAGAGATATTGAAATTATTTGCATAAATGATGGTAGTAGTGATAAAAGTGGAGAGATTGCTAAAGAGTATGCAGAAAAAGATTCTAGAATCTTACTTATTCATCAAGAAAATCAAGGGCCAAGTATTGCAAGAAATAATGCATTAAAAATTGCTCAAGGAAAGTATATAATCTTCTTAGATTCTGATGATTATATAGAAAAAAATCTTTGTGAAAAACTCTATGAAATCTTACAAAATCATCCTGTAGATGTTTTATTGATGGATTTTTTCCATCATACCAAAAACAATAAAATCTACAAATTACGCAATACTTTTTATATATTACAACCCAACAAAATTTTTTCCTCCAATGAAGCCTTAGAAGTCATGATGAAATATTATAAAAAACATGATCTTTTTATCACTACCATAGCACATTTTGTGGTAAAAAACCAATTTATAAAAGATCATTGCATAAGTTTTGATCCTGATGTTTTTTATTATGAAGATATTTTATTTTGCACCAATATTTTTCTTAAGGCCCAAACAATTTATAATAGCGATATTCGTGCATATTATTATGTTTTAACACCAAATTCTATAATGCGTGGCAAATATAATCAACAAAAACTTATTAAATCTGCTAATAGTTACTACTATATCGCAAAAATCCTAAAAGAACAAAGTCTGCAAGAAGTTACGATTCTTAAAAAAAATCTTCTGGAAAAAGAATCAAAAACAGCTGTACACAAACTCCTCTCTCCACTTAGAAAACTAAAATATCACAAAGATCTACATTTTAACGCTACAGATCTCTACAAACTCAATCATCATTATTCAAAAATCAAACGAATTAATATCAACCACCCTGTTTTTTACCAATATATTCACCCATTAGTTGTTAGCATGAAATATGGGATAATAACGGGAAAAAATCTTGCAAGGAGGGTTTATGCCATTTTTTTCAATCATTATCCCCATTTATAA
- a CDS encoding ribonucleotide-diphosphate reductase subunit beta encodes MQDELVHRKKIYNPYSTEGVNDRKIFGGNPTSMFDLNKIKYQWAYDLWKTMLANTWFPEEVAMNDDKRDYHGGLTAQEKIGYDRALAQLIFMDSLQTNNLIDNVNPYITSPEINLILVRQAYEEALHSQSYAVMVESISANTEEIYDMWRVDMQLKSKNDYIANVYLELAKNPTEKNIVKAMFANQILEGIYFYSGFAFFYTLASSGKMLGSSQMIRFIQRDEVTHLIIFQNMIRTLKKERPDLFTSSLEEEVIEMFKRAVEIESSWGEYITQGQILGLTSEVIEQYIRYLADTRLTKVGMPKLYNVENPMKWIDQYSSFNDQKTNFFEAKVTNYAKGSLVDDF; translated from the coding sequence ATGCAAGATGAGTTAGTACATCGCAAGAAGATCTATAACCCGTATTCTACAGAAGGTGTCAATGATCGTAAAATTTTTGGGGGTAATCCAACTAGTATGTTCGATCTTAATAAAATCAAATATCAATGGGCATATGATTTATGGAAAACCATGCTTGCAAATACCTGGTTTCCTGAGGAAGTGGCAATGAATGATGATAAGCGTGATTATCATGGAGGGCTTACAGCACAAGAAAAAATCGGGTATGATAGGGCCTTGGCACAATTAATTTTTATGGATAGTTTACAAACAAACAATCTTATTGATAATGTAAATCCTTATATTACAAGTCCAGAAATTAATTTAATTTTGGTGCGTCAGGCTTATGAGGAAGCTTTACATTCACAAAGTTATGCGGTGATGGTAGAATCTATTTCAGCAAATACTGAAGAGATTTATGACATGTGGCGTGTGGATATGCAGCTAAAAAGCAAAAATGATTATATTGCAAATGTCTATTTGGAGCTTGCAAAAAATCCTACGGAAAAAAATATTGTAAAGGCAATGTTTGCAAATCAGATTCTAGAGGGGATTTATTTTTATAGTGGTTTTGCATTTTTTTATACTCTTGCATCTTCAGGAAAAATGCTTGGTTCTTCACAAATGATACGCTTTATTCAAAGAGATGAAGTTACGCATTTAATTATTTTTCAAAACATGATACGCACATTAAAAAAAGAGCGCCCAGATCTTTTTACCAGTAGCTTGGAAGAAGAAGTTATTGAAATGTTTAAAAGAGCGGTAGAAATAGAGAGTTCATGGGGAGAGTATATTACTCAGGGACAGATTCTTGGACTTACTTCAGAGGTGATTGAGCAATATATTCGATATTTGGCAGATACACGACTTACAAAAGTTGGTATGCCAAAGCTTTATAATGTTGAGAATCCTATGAAGTGGATTGATCAATATTCTTCTTTTAACGATCAAAAAACAAACTTTTTTGAAGCTAAGGTAACCAACTACGCGAAAGGAAGTTTAGTTGATGATTTTTAA
- a CDS encoding nitrilase-related carbon-nitrogen hydrolase → MIFKNIVTLQPKIYQDFYANLDFLVEQIQKAPKDSLILAPEVALTGFSYQRMEEASEFSKIATQKFLDASTDKTFMTTMIEKKGRGFFNNFKVFWHNTLIHKQSKSKLFALGNEHLHFQAGDEEECVPFVIDGVKCAALICYELRFIEKWQKIQDVEIIFIPAQWGEVRKEHFVTLARALAIANQCYVVVSNPRNLQMAKNSAIITPYGIMHKNDKKPCIEVEINLEEVEHMRKHIQLRGISV, encoded by the coding sequence ATGATTTTTAAAAATATTGTCACTTTACAGCCTAAGATTTATCAAGATTTTTATGCAAATCTTGATTTTTTAGTAGAGCAAATACAAAAAGCCCCAAAGGATTCTTTGATACTTGCACCAGAGGTTGCATTAACTGGATTTTCTTATCAGCGCATGGAAGAGGCAAGTGAGTTTTCTAAAATTGCTACACAAAAATTTTTAGATGCAAGCACGGATAAGACTTTTATGACGACAATGATTGAAAAAAAAGGTCGTGGATTTTTTAATAATTTTAAGGTGTTTTGGCATAATACTTTAATTCATAAGCAATCTAAATCCAAATTATTTGCATTGGGAAATGAGCATTTACATTTTCAAGCAGGTGATGAGGAAGAGTGTGTCCCATTTGTGATAGATGGTGTGAAATGTGCAGCATTGATTTGTTATGAATTGCGTTTTATTGAAAAGTGGCAAAAAATACAAGATGTAGAGATTATTTTTATTCCCGCACAATGGGGAGAGGTGAGAAAAGAACATTTTGTAACATTGGCTCGGGCACTAGCTATTGCAAATCAATGTTATGTTGTGGTAAGCAACCCTAGGAATTTGCAAATGGCAAAAAATAGTGCCATTATTACTCCTTATGGAATTATGCATAAAAATGATAAAAAACCTTGTATTGAAGTAGAGATAAATTTGGAAGAAGTGGAGCATATGAGAAAACATATTCAATTAAGGGGTATAAGTGTTTAA
- a CDS encoding protein-L-isoaspartate(D-aspartate) O-methyltransferase produces MFNIKSLLMCEEIEKIFPLDKEVRRAIEEVDREMFVPSSMRMRAYDLNPLPMKEEQWISSPLTVAKMTQYLLPQSGDSVLEIGCGSGYQAMVLSKIFRRVFSVERISKILLEAQERIRKSGAYNINTKLDDGQRGWSAYAPYDRILFSACAENISQAIIDQLQEGGILVAPILRGNKQMIMRFYKKNGQLDAGEILEECLFVPVLDGISH; encoded by the coding sequence GTGTTTAATATAAAGAGTTTGCTGATGTGTGAAGAGATAGAAAAAATCTTTCCTCTTGATAAAGAGGTGAGAAGAGCAATAGAAGAGGTTGATCGCGAGATGTTTGTGCCTTCTTCTATGCGTATGCGTGCTTATGATCTTAATCCTTTGCCAATGAAAGAAGAGCAGTGGATTAGTTCCCCTTTGACAGTGGCAAAAATGACACAATATCTTTTGCCACAAAGCGGGGACAGTGTGTTAGAGATTGGATGCGGAAGCGGATATCAAGCAATGGTTTTATCTAAGATTTTTAGAAGAGTTTTTTCAGTAGAGCGTATTTCAAAAATTCTACTTGAAGCACAAGAGAGAATTCGCAAATCTGGTGCTTATAATATTAATACAAAATTAGATGATGGGCAAAGAGGATGGAGTGCATATGCCCCTTATGATAGAATCTTGTTTTCTGCGTGTGCAGAGAATATTTCTCAAGCAATTATTGATCAGTTGCAAGAAGGAGGAATTTTGGTTGCACCCATTTTGAGAGGCAATAAGCAAATGATTATGCGTTTTTACAAAAAAAATGGACAGCTAGATGCAGGAGAGATTTTGGAAGAATGTCTTTTTGTGCCAGTGCTTGATGGTATTAGTCATTAA
- a CDS encoding LptF/LptG family permease, protein MFKNYLFSSVSQIFFSFFIVLFFISSVVLLISIASITLVVKMNFMDLMLVFLYLLPGTVFFIIPITFFAACILGLSRLSYDYELLVFFSLGVSPRKILFYFIPTALLVSVVLLAFSLALIPLSKSAYSDFIAEKRTKVDVNIRAGDLGQKLGDWLVYIDSAKDNEYGGLVLFSGVDLGQESFVVAQKGRVENLEGVFKLSLDNGDAYFAKNNELHKVNFENMIIQSEVKKINLSSYDLVAYWKSAFEGKKSQARRFAQAIMTSFFPLASIFLIPLFGIANPRFQKNLSYVYILGSVTLYFVLVHILSENIPFLGMVLLPVIWFFGGYYLFKKKILKVY, encoded by the coding sequence ATGTTTAAAAACTATCTTTTTAGCTCTGTATCACAAATTTTTTTCTCTTTTTTTATTGTTTTGTTTTTTATTTCCTCTGTAGTTTTGTTGATTAGTATTGCAAGTATTACACTTGTGGTGAAAATGAATTTCATGGATTTAATGCTGGTATTTTTATATCTATTACCAGGAACAGTATTTTTTATTATTCCAATTACCTTTTTTGCTGCTTGTATTTTGGGGCTTTCACGGCTTTCTTATGATTATGAACTTTTGGTATTTTTTTCACTAGGGGTATCGCCTAGGAAAATTTTGTTTTATTTTATTCCTACAGCTTTGCTTGTCAGTGTTGTTTTACTTGCTTTTTCTTTGGCATTAATTCCATTGTCAAAAAGTGCATATTCTGATTTTATTGCAGAAAAAAGGACAAAGGTAGATGTTAATATTCGTGCGGGGGATTTGGGGCAAAAGCTTGGAGATTGGCTTGTATATATTGATAGTGCAAAAGATAATGAATATGGTGGATTGGTATTATTTTCGGGAGTAGATTTAGGACAGGAGAGTTTTGTTGTCGCCCAAAAAGGAAGGGTAGAGAATTTGGAGGGTGTATTTAAATTGAGTTTAGATAATGGAGATGCGTATTTTGCAAAAAATAATGAGTTGCATAAGGTAAATTTTGAAAATATGATTATTCAAAGCGAAGTAAAAAAAATCAATCTTAGTTCTTATGATTTAGTGGCATATTGGAAGAGTGCATTTGAGGGGAAAAAGTCGCAAGCAAGGAGATTTGCACAGGCTATTATGACTTCTTTTTTTCCATTAGCAAGTATATTTCTTATTCCATTGTTTGGGATTGCTAATCCGAGATTCCAAAAAAATCTTTCCTATGTATATATTTTGGGTTCTGTAACTTTATATTTTGTGTTGGTGCATATTTTGAGTGAAAATATACCTTTTTTAGGGATGGTATTGTTGCCCGTTATATGGTTTTTTGGGGGGTATTATTTATTTAAAAAGAAAATATTAAAAGTGTATTAA
- the truA gene encoding tRNA pseudouridine(38-40) synthase TruA, which yields MILAAKIAYDGSKFFGFARQNGYRSVVQRIEEVLQTFGITCNVVGAGRTDRGVHATGQVIRMEIPDFWQIERFLKLFNQKLYPDIFVRRIWHVKEEFHPRFQAKKREYRYIFGKFYGNVWLSPYISKENFGNVEKIKQGLGLFVGKKDFKFFSKTCKENKSTEREIYKTYFYTHQIFGQKYYIAGFQANGFLYSQIRLMMGAILAYSLDQISLQDLQDQIQGVKRVYSYPASPNGLYLTKVIY from the coding sequence ATGATTTTGGCGGCGAAAATTGCTTATGATGGGAGTAAGTTTTTTGGCTTCGCAAGACAAAATGGATATCGAAGTGTGGTGCAAAGAATTGAAGAGGTTTTGCAAACTTTTGGAATTACGTGTAATGTGGTTGGTGCGGGGAGGACGGATAGGGGGGTGCACGCGACTGGTCAAGTAATTAGAATGGAGATTCCAGATTTTTGGCAAATTGAGCGATTTTTAAAACTTTTTAATCAAAAACTTTACCCTGATATTTTTGTAAGAAGAATATGGCATGTTAAAGAGGAGTTTCATCCGAGATTTCAAGCTAAAAAAAGAGAGTATCGCTATATTTTTGGAAAATTTTATGGGAATGTGTGGTTATCTCCATATATTTCTAAAGAAAATTTTGGTAATGTAGAAAAAATTAAGCAGGGATTGGGGTTATTTGTAGGTAAAAAAGATTTTAAATTTTTTAGTAAAACTTGTAAGGAAAATAAAAGCACAGAGCGTGAAATTTATAAAACTTATTTTTATACGCATCAGATTTTTGGACAAAAATATTATATTGCAGGATTTCAAGCTAATGGATTTTTGTATTCACAAATTCGTTTAATGATGGGAGCTATTTTGGCTTATTCTTTAGATCAAATAAGTTTGCAGGATTTGCAAGATCAAATTCAGGGGGTAAAGCGTGTTTATTCTTATCCTGCAAGTCCTAATGGGTTGTATCTCACAAAGGTTATTTATTAA
- the rplM gene encoding 50S ribosomal protein L13, whose translation MTKTTKVNEINRNWVVLDAKDKTFGRLVTEIAILLRGKHKPCFTPNVDCGDFVVVVNATAVKFSGMKLEDKEYFTHSGYFGSTKSKTLKEMLEKSPEKLYYLAVRGMLPKTKLGRAMIKKLKVYRGAEHPHTAQVSKSK comes from the coding sequence ATTACAAAAACCACTAAGGTGAATGAAATCAACCGTAATTGGGTTGTGCTTGATGCAAAAGATAAAACTTTTGGTCGTTTGGTGACAGAGATCGCTATATTATTGAGAGGAAAGCATAAGCCTTGTTTTACTCCAAATGTGGATTGTGGCGATTTTGTTGTTGTAGTAAATGCAACTGCTGTGAAGTTTTCTGGTATGAAGCTTGAGGATAAAGAATATTTTACACACTCAGGTTATTTTGGTAGCACTAAGAGCAAGACTTTGAAAGAAATGTTGGAGAAGTCTCCAGAAAAGCTTTATTATTTGGCTGTAAGAGGAATGTTGCCTAAAACAAAACTCGGTCGTGCAATGATTAAGAAATTGAAAGTTTATAGAGGTGCAGAGCATCCACATACTGCACAAGTATCAAAAAGTAAGTAA
- the rpsI gene encoding 30S ribosomal protein S9: MAKVYATGKRKTAIAKVWLSNGSGKLTINGVDLDTWLGGHEAIKMKVMQPLILTNQDKSVDIMATTFGGGYSAQAEALRHGISKALNAYDIAFRAILKPKGLLTRDARVVERKKYGKRKARRSPQFSKR; encoded by the coding sequence ATGGCAAAAGTTTATGCAACTGGAAAAAGAAAAACTGCAATTGCAAAAGTGTGGTTATCTAATGGTAGTGGAAAATTAACTATCAATGGAGTAGATCTTGATACTTGGTTAGGTGGTCATGAGGCTATTAAAATGAAGGTTATGCAACCTTTAATTTTGACAAATCAAGATAAAAGTGTTGATATTATGGCGACTACTTTTGGTGGTGGTTATTCAGCACAGGCTGAAGCATTAAGACATGGTATTTCAAAAGCCTTAAATGCTTATGATATTGCATTCCGTGCAATCTTAAAACCTAAAGGACTTTTAACAAGAGATGCAAGAGTGGTAGAGCGTAAAAAATACGGAAAAAGGAAAGCAAGAAGAAGCCCACAATTTTCAAAAAGATAA